TTTTTCAGGCTCCCAGTTTTTTAATGTCACCATTTGTGCTTTCAAGTATTGACACACTTGTTCACATGTGTTATTCGTACAGCGAACTACTGACAATAGAAGCACAATATGTAATATCATTTGAAGTACCCCCAATCTAACAATTCAAACCTGGTGAAAAGTGGTTGCCAAATGGTTGACAATTACAAAGGTGTCAGCAACGCCAGCAATTAGACACCTGATACAGACGAGTAAACAGAAGCTGAATCATCCGAAAGATACAATTGAAAGAGTCCGCCTTTTTGTAGCCCCGGAAAACAAAGTCATTGTTTAAGTGGGCGTATATTGTTTTCTCAATAAATTAGGCGACATGCGATGGGCGTGCCGCCCCGCCCTAGCTCTATTCCCGCTTTCACCAGATTTACACAGTCTGTAGCGAAACATGCGATTGATGTGGATGCTGACGTCGGGTGGGTGGAAGTCAGTTAGATGAATGACCAAAACCGCAAACGGGCCACGGGAAACACGCTCGAGTTGCCATAGTTACCCCCAAAACATCCAGACTTGCCAATTACTTATGCTTAACAAATTGGATTACCATATATACACACTCGTATAACACAGAGTGAACAGCGCTGTTAACTTATCTCTCGCGATTCATTTGGAAAATTGTAAATTCCGCTTCAATTGTTCATTTGAGGTTCATTTAACGAATAACTTTTATGTAAGCCTTAGATAAAACAGAAAGTTGCTCAGGAGGTCATTGGTTTCCCTTTATATATAACGATGTTCCGAAAAATAAATCGTAATTATTTCTGTTTATTTAGAGGCTATCTACCAACAACTCTTttctaatttgaattttaagcAAATGTAAGCAAATAATTGACGAGAAATATTCCAAGacacaaataaaatcgttGGAAGGCTTTTGCAGCTTACATCATTTACTGGCGCCACAAATGGTGCCTATTGAAGCAATATTATTGCAAACATTCAATTTGCGTCGTTGCAAATTCAATTACTCTTGGAAGAACACGCTTATCAATTGACTTAAGTGACTTGGAGATGCATTTCGAAAACAACAAGCTGCAGCAATGTCAATGCCAGTATCTAATTAAGTCTGAGAACGGCTTCGGCAAATTGATGGCTGGAAATGGATGGCATTCCCGCTGCCTCctctgattttatttataataccCTCTACTATTTTTCTCCCTCGAAGGTGGCTCCTTGTACGCCTGCGGAAAGATGGGAATTTACGGGGAAAGCGAGACTCCGGGTCTAATGGACGTGTTTCTCTTTGCCTCACTGATATCCGCGGTGGATCCGGTGGCCGTATTGGCCGTTTTCGAGGAGATACACGTGAACGAGATCCTATACATTGTCGTCTTTGGCGAGTCCTTGCTGAACGATGCCGTCACGGTAAGATGGGTTTATTGATTGCGATTGTGAGCGGGTGGTTGGAGCAATTAAGTCAACAAGTCTACATGGTTAAGTGAATTTGAGTCTTCCTTCTGTCCCCCAGGTTGTGATGTACCACATGATGGAGTCCTACAATGAGATTGGCTTAGACAAAATCATCGCCCAGGACATCGCCAGCGGTGTGGGTTCCTTCTTCGTGGTTGCACTGGGTGGCACTGCCATAGGTGAGTGCACGACTTCGACTCGGATTCGCAAAATTAATTACACTTTGCCTAAATATTTAGAGTctttgttaatatttttcaatttacaTGTTTCAGGCATCATCTGGGGCTTTCTCACGGGCTTGGTGACCCGATTCACCGATCACGTGCGTGTCATAGAacccattttcatatttgtgATGGCGTACTTGGCCTATCTCAATGCGGAAATATTCCATATGAGCGGCATTTTAGCGTGagttttgtaaaataaaattgaccAACCCTCTACCATTTGGGTAACACAACTTATTCAACAGCATCACTTTCTGTGGTATCACAATGAAAAACTATGTGGAATCAAATATTTCACAAAAGTCGCATACGACTGTCAAATATGCCTTAAAGATGTTGTCCAGCTCGGCGGAGACCATTATATTTATGTTCCTAGGCGTGGCCACTGTGAACAACATGCACGTATGGAATACGTGGTTTGTGGTGCTGACCATTGCCTTCTGTTCAGTGTTTCGTGTCATTGGTACGTATTTTACAATGTACAAAAACGAAGTTTATATTGAATTCTATTTAATTTTCGTTCAGGCGTCATTTTGCTATCGGCCCTTGCCAATCGCTTCCGTCTGCACAAATTGTCCCGGGTGGATCAGTTTGTGATGTCCTACGGAGGATTGCGTGGTGCTGTGGCCTTTGCCCTGGTGCTGTTGGTGGACGAGAATGTGGTGAAGCAGAAGAACATGTTTGTTACCACCACGATAGCTGTGATTTACTTTACTGTCTTCCTGCAAGGAATCACTATAAAGCCGCTGGTGAAAATCCTTAATGTGAAGCGCGCTAATAAGCGCAAGCCAACCATGAACGAGCGCATTCATGAACGGGTCAGTTATTTACACAGTACTAAGGCACATGGATTGGTTACCAAAGTATAATATATTACAGTTCATGGATCACTTGATGGCTGGAATTGAGGATATAGTGGGCAAGACGGGCAACTACAACGTGCGTGATAAGTTTAAGCGTTTCGACAATCGCTTCATTCGCCCGCTGCTGATCAGAGATCTTAAGGTATT
This genomic stretch from Drosophila mauritiana strain mau12 chromosome 2L, ASM438214v1, whole genome shotgun sequence harbors:
- the LOC117150850 gene encoding sodium/hydrogen exchanger 3 isoform X20; protein product: MSIRTEQDYDSATPALQQQMNLARRACWRIKSSSSESLFKSKASAITDTSANQIDAEAPPPPRDETKTRIEPQTEPAKRNSSCTSSDWRGMFSKRTLLICALALILGIAQARPNTSAVGVAPGKVSQDIVDAVTQLNLGQSAPMDAVDVGLDPTPSVRVPRAEPLKSGDEDAKGDEGHKMERYPLSSVDFARVKTPFIIGIWILSASIAKIGFHMTPKLHLIFPESCLLIVVGVVIGVVLYFCTDVAVSPLTPNTFFFYMLPPIILDAGYFMPNRLFFDNLGTILLMAVVGTIFNIATIGGSLYACGKMGIYGESETPGLMDVFLFASLISAVDPVAVLAVFEEIHVNEILYIVVFGESLLNDAVTVVMYHMMESYNEIGLDKIIAQDIASGVGSFFVVALGGTAIGIIWGFLTGLVTRFTDHVRVIEPIFIFVMAYLAYLNAEIFHMSGILAITFCGITMKNYVESNISQKSHTTVKYALKMLSSSAETIIFMFLGVATVNNMHVWNTWFVVLTIAFCSVFRVIGVILLSALANRFRLHKLSRVDQFVMSYGGLRGAVAFALVLLVDENVVKQKNMFVTTTIAVIYFTVFLQGITIKPLVKILNVKRANKRKPTMNERIHERFMDHLMAGIEDIVGKTGNYNVRDKFKRFDNRFIRPLLIRDLKEINELHLLDHIPMQSYERALNQIRRPSASNADEKSRRQRRNSSISSRMNPLRNMNDKI